Part of the Gemmatimonadaceae bacterium genome, CGCGGATCGGCCGCGTTCTCGGGGCGCGCGTCGCCGTCGCTCAGGTAGAGGTAGCCCTTCTTCAGGCCGTCAGCGACGATCGCCCTCAGCGAGTCGGCTTCGCTGGCCGGCGGGAAGACGCCGTATCCCCAGTGAATGGCCCAGATGTCGTACGCGCCGGGGCCTTTCGCGTACGCGGCGCTGATGTCGATCTGCCCGTTCCGCACGCGGATGCGCGGGGCCGGATAATCCATCACCGAGCCGCGCTCGTAGGTGCTCGCGATGTAGTTGTGGCCAAGGCCGAGGGTGTGTCCCACCTCGTGCGCGCTCACCTGCCGGATGCGCGAGAGCACGAAGGCGGTGTCGGCGGCAGCCACGTCGGCACCGAGGAAGGCGGCGTAGATGTTGTAGTCGGTCCGGTTCCGGTGCGAGTCCATGCGCGCCATCCCCTTCAGCATCTCGCCCGTGCGCGGATCGGTGAGCGCGCCGCCCACCGACCAGCCCCGCTCGTTGCGGTTGATCCACTGCACCACGTTGTAGCGCGCGTCCATCGGGTCCGCGCCTTCCGGCAGGAGCTCCACCTTGAAGCCGCCCTTGAGGCCGGCGCGGTCGAACGCCTCGGTCCAGAAGGCCACGCCCTCGAGGGTGGCGGTGCGCAGCGGTTCGGGGATGCCGCGATCGACGTAGTAGACGATCGGATTCCTGATCGGGCTCTTCGGGTCGTTCGGATTCACGCGCTCCAGCCGATGGCGCGAGGCCCACGTCTTCTCGAGCTGGCCCTGCATCGGCGTCGCGTAATCCTTGAACGTGACGCCGAAATAGCCGACGCGCGGGTCGGCCTCGCGCGGCCGGAACGCGCCGTCCGGAAGCCGCAGGAGCGTGAGGTGCTGGCGGAAGTCGAGCGCGCGCGCGTCGGGGACGAAGCGGCGCAGGGCGCCGCCCGGCTCGCCCGACGCGGCCAGTGTGAGCGCGACGTCGATTTCGGTGTTGTCGGGGAAGGCCTTCGTGTACGGCTTGTAGACGTGTGAGCGGTCGCGCGCCACCGCATAGCTCCCCTGCCGGTTCCGCGAGAGGGTGGCGGCGATGTCGTTCCAGTCGCGCAGCACGAGCTCCGTGGCATCGACGAGCAGGCGGCCGCCCTCCTCCGCGAGCAGCGGGAGTGCCGCCACCGTGCTGCTGGCAAAGCCCTCGGCGACGGTGCGCTGATGGTCGGCGCCGGCGCTGGAGCGATACTGCGTGTTCTCAAAAGTGAGGAGCACGCGCTCCCCCGTGCGCTCGAAGCGCGCGACGCGCACGCCGCCGCCTGATCCGCGGTCGAGGCCGAGGTCATTGGAGCCGAGCCCCGTGGCGAGCGTCGTCATGAAGAGTGCACGCGTGGCATCGCCCGGGAGCTCGAGCCAGACGGCGCCGGTGCGGTCGTTCAGGTAGACCGGGATGAATCCGTCGCGTCGTTCGAGGCCGGCGGTGCGCGCGGCGATGGAGGTGGCAACCGGCGTCGGTTGCTGGGCCGGGGCGGCGGACGCGGCGAGCGCGGCAGCCGCGACGGCGGCGAGCGACAGGCGGGAGGCGGTCATTGGAGGCTCGGTGGACGGAGGACGCGCTCAACCTCGCCACGGCGGCAAATCGCCGCAAGCGTCGCGCGCGCAAAAGGGCCGCCGGCAGTCTGCCGGCGGCCCTCGGCGCGCCCGGGGTTCGCCCGGCTTACGGCTTGACCATCGACTTCACGGCATCCGGCAGGGCGAAGACCTTGGCATCCACCGCGTCCCACTCGTACGAAGTGAAGGTCAGCACCACGTCACCCTGCGGCGTGCGCTGCGTGATCTTGCCCGGCAGCTTCACGCCGCCCTGATCCTTGTAGTCGGACATCACGACGGTGATGTCGATCTTGCCCATCTGCGGGTTCTCCATCGTCCGCGTCATGCCGGCCGCGAGCCCCGTTTCGACGTCGAAGTACTGCATCGACTCGCCGGTGCCGTCGCCCCGCACGAGCTTCACCTTGTAGCACTTGCGTCCCTCGAAGTCCTCGGCGGCAACCGTCTCGATGGTCGTGTACTTGCTGAGGTCGGGGAAATCGGAGAAGAAATCGGCCTGCTGCTTCATCTGCGATGCCTGATCACCTGACATCACGCTCGCGCCCGCCATCGGGTTGATGGTCCACGCGGTGGTGCCGTCGAAGCCGCTCGTCATCTCGCCGAACTGGCCGAGGGTGATCTGCTGCAGGTAGAGCGCCGGCTTGGCGCGATACATGTGCAGGGCGCCGTCGACGCCCATCGCGGCCATCGAGAAGGTGCCCGTGATGTGCACGGAGGTGTGCTTGTCCATCGCATCCCGGCCGCCGATCGCGGCGATGTGCTTGCCAAGGACCGTTTTGCCATCCGGCAACGCCTGCGCGGAGGCGACCGCGGGAATCAGGCTGGTCACGAGCAGCGCGGAAAGCGTGCGGCGAAAATTCATGGTGGACCTCGAGATTGACTGGTCCGGCCGTCGGTGGCCGGTCGCCATCGTGAAATCTGGTGGAGCGCCACGGAGCGGCGCCATACGCGCCGTGCGGTGCGTGCCGCCTGTACGGCCGTTGGGCCGTCAGAAGTTTCGCGCGGGGTCCGGCGCGGAAACTGGCACGGCGATAGGCGCGCGCACCGACGCGGGTTCCGGCCGCTCTACCGGGGCGCCGGGAGGCCGGCCTCGATCGCCAGGCGCACGCGCTCTCGCTGACGGTCGCTGCCGCCGACGAGGATGGCGATCAGGTTGTTCTGCACCAGGAACATCGGCGGTTCGGCGAAGGGATTCGGCTGTCCCTTGGGAATCGCCGAGAGGGTATCTATGGTCGCGCTGACCTTCTGGCGGGACAGGCTGTCGGCGAAGATCCAGGCGAGGAGGTGCGCCTTGCCGACACGCAGCCCCACGGGGGGCACCGGCAGTTTCGGATGCGACGGCAGCGAGTCGTCGGTCCGTGGCGCGAGGCCCGCATTCACCAGGCGCTCGGTGAGCTGCACCTTGTCCCAGCGTCCCGTGGCAGGCGTGTGCGGCGCGACGCGCACCTCCTGCGCCACCGCCTCCACGTCGCGCCGCGCCTTCGCGGCTCGCACGATGCGCGGGTCCTCGCCGCAGGCGGCGAGGAGGAGGAGCGCCGTGAGCGCCGTCGCGCGGCGTGCGGAGGTGTGCGGCAGCATATTTTGGAATATGGCACAGAAGCGCGACGACGACACGGACGAT contains:
- a CDS encoding zinc-dependent metalloprotease; amino-acid sequence: MTASRLSLAAVAAAALAASAAPAQQPTPVATSIAARTAGLERRDGFIPVYLNDRTGAVWLELPGDATRALFMTTLATGLGSNDLGLDRGSGGGVRVARFERTGERVLLTFENTQYRSSAGADHQRTVAEGFASSTVAALPLLAEEGGRLLVDATELVLRDWNDIAATLSRNRQGSYAVARDRSHVYKPYTKAFPDNTEIDVALTLAASGEPGGALRRFVPDARALDFRQHLTLLRLPDGAFRPREADPRVGYFGVTFKDYATPMQGQLEKTWASRHRLERVNPNDPKSPIRNPIVYYVDRGIPEPLRTATLEGVAFWTEAFDRAGLKGGFKVELLPEGADPMDARYNVVQWINRNERGWSVGGALTDPRTGEMLKGMARMDSHRNRTDYNIYAAFLGADVAAADTAFVLSRIRQVSAHEVGHTLGLGHNYIASTYERGSVMDYPAPRIRVRNGQIDISAAYAKGPGAYDIWAIHWGYGVFPPASEADSLRAIVADGLKKGYLYLSDGDARPENAADPRTNLWDDAATAGEFLQHQMAARRLAMQRFGLRNVRDGEPLEILQDRFPLLYFFHRFALNSVTKTLGGLEYANPVKGDGQQATRIITAARQREAMQQLLGALEPQELAIPDTVLTLFTPRLDANSNVELPGSRTYPAFDEFGAARTLAGMIVDGILQRERAARIVQYAARTADGYSLHEAIGALVKGTWDAPAPASGKLVALQRVTQRTVADRLVTLAADKEAAPPVRAIVEFELGRLREAAAARAAAATNDGAKAHWLAIAQLIARYQDKGEVPALTPALRPPPGDPFGDDWSLTFWP